In a genomic window of Methanogenium sp. S4BF:
- the cas6e gene encoding type I-E CRISPR-associated protein Cas6/Cse3/CasE produces MYFSKISLRPRASEDPIFWSGLGSTYQAHHRVWDLFSDGPDRNRDFLYRHEYGTGLPTFICVSARPPNDRYGMWNVATKEYSPVIREGQHLRFSLRANPVITRWVEGKDGVKIHKRHDVVMDRKMRMNDEGIPRHEWPESQQIVQDEGVKWLFARSNEHGFVVSPDEVVAEGYIQQKFMKKKGKHLISISTMDFDGILEVTDPEKMHQTLMEGIGPSKGFGCGLLLVKPV; encoded by the coding sequence ATGTACTTTAGCAAAATTTCCCTTCGTCCACGGGCAAGTGAAGACCCAATATTCTGGTCAGGGTTGGGGTCGACATATCAGGCACACCACAGAGTATGGGATCTCTTCTCTGACGGCCCGGACAGAAACCGGGATTTTCTGTACCGGCATGAATACGGAACCGGGCTTCCAACGTTTATCTGTGTTTCAGCAAGACCGCCAAATGACCGATATGGTATGTGGAATGTTGCCACAAAGGAGTATTCCCCGGTGATCCGCGAAGGGCAGCACCTGAGGTTTAGTCTCCGGGCAAATCCCGTCATTACCCGCTGGGTTGAGGGGAAGGACGGAGTAAAAATTCACAAACGCCATGACGTTGTGATGGACAGAAAAATGAGGATGAATGATGAGGGCATTCCCCGGCATGAATGGCCGGAATCCCAGCAGATTGTGCAGGATGAGGGTGTTAAGTGGCTTTTTGCCCGTTCAAATGAACATGGCTTTGTAGTCTCCCCTGATGAGGTTGTTGCAGAAGGGTATATCCAGCAGAAATTTATGAAAAAGAAGGGGAAACACCTGATTAGCATCTCCACTATGGATTTTGACGGAATTCTTGAGGTGACCGATCCGGAAAAGATGCACCAGACCCTTATGGAAGGAATCGGGCCATCGAAAGGATTTGGATGCGGCCTGCTTCTGGTGAAACCAGTGTGA
- the cas1e gene encoding type I-E CRISPR-associated endonuclease Cas1e produces MDLPPLRPIPIKERTSLAFLEKGLLDVIDGAFVLVDKFGVRTQIPVGGIACLMLEPGSRVSHAAVVLAARVGCLLVWVGEAGVRLYSAGQPGGARADRLLYQAQLALNEDARKKVVHKMFAMRFEGSYPSYLSIDQLRGMEGVRVKEIYTRLAQSHGVEWKGRRYNPDDWEEGDHSNRCLSAANACLYGISEAAILAAGYAPAIGFLHSGNARSFVYDVADLFKFETVVPAAFAVAAENPDNIEMAVRHRCRDMFRETRLLKRIIPTIDDVLAAGGLAPPGIPADAHPAALQDRKGIGDVGYRN; encoded by the coding sequence ATGGATCTCCCTCCCCTCCGCCCCATTCCGATAAAAGAACGGACCTCCCTTGCTTTTCTTGAGAAGGGGCTGCTTGACGTTATTGACGGTGCATTTGTCCTTGTCGATAAATTTGGTGTGCGTACCCAGATTCCCGTGGGCGGGATCGCCTGCCTGATGCTTGAACCGGGGTCTCGGGTGTCACATGCCGCAGTTGTGCTTGCAGCCCGTGTCGGTTGTCTGTTAGTATGGGTGGGTGAAGCTGGTGTGCGCCTGTATTCTGCCGGGCAGCCCGGGGGTGCACGTGCTGACAGGCTCCTGTACCAGGCTCAGCTTGCACTGAATGAGGACGCGAGAAAAAAGGTCGTCCACAAGATGTTTGCAATGCGATTTGAGGGATCATATCCTTCTTATCTGTCCATTGACCAGTTGCGGGGAATGGAGGGGGTACGGGTAAAAGAAATTTACACACGCCTTGCACAATCCCATGGGGTGGAGTGGAAAGGGCGGAGGTATAACCCGGATGACTGGGAAGAGGGAGATCATTCCAATCGCTGCCTGAGTGCAGCAAATGCCTGCCTGTATGGAATCAGTGAGGCGGCCATACTTGCAGCAGGGTATGCACCGGCCATTGGGTTTTTGCATTCCGGGAATGCCCGTTCTTTTGTCTATGATGTTGCAGATCTTTTTAAGTTTGAAACTGTTGTTCCTGCAGCATTTGCCGTTGCTGCAGAAAACCCGGATAATATCGAGATGGCGGTCCGCCACAGGTGCCGTGATATGTTTCGGGAGACACGGCTATTGAAACGTATTATTCCCACGATTGACGATGTGCTTGCGGCAGGTGGGCTTGCCCCTCCCGGAATTCCTGCTGATGCCCACCCTGCTGCATTGCAGGACCGGAAAGGGATTGGCGATGTTGGTTATCGTAACTGA